Proteins encoded within one genomic window of Lysinibacillus sphaericus:
- a CDS encoding FtsW/RodA/SpoVE family cell cycle protein, with amino-acid sequence MENKRNFVNRFDWTLAFILFTFLVISLLAIASAQTSGQYGINYVPLQLRWYVIGAFIIGVIMFFEPDQYKKMAWYMYGAGIALLVLLIFMPEGKGQIGEPVNGAKSWFHTPLGNIQPSEFMKTFYILALARLISKHHEVYSLRSIKSDFILLGKIALTLIIPLGIIMKQPDLGSALVFFAITAALVIVAGISWKILLPTFLGGAVVGGSLLWMALYMQEFLEKTFGFKAYQFARIYSWLDPYSYSSSDGYHLITSLNAIGSGEIFGKGFRGREVYVAENHTDFIFTVIGEEWGFIGASIVICIFFLLIYHLTKTTLLLKDPFSTYVCAGIIAMITFHVFENIGMTIQLLPITGIPLPFISYGGSSLMGNALAIGLVFSMRFHYRTYMFTTYDEED; translated from the coding sequence ATGGAAAATAAACGAAATTTCGTGAACCGTTTTGACTGGACGCTCGCTTTTATACTTTTCACTTTTCTTGTCATTAGTTTATTAGCAATTGCATCCGCTCAAACTTCCGGACAATATGGTATTAATTACGTACCTTTGCAACTAAGATGGTATGTAATTGGTGCATTTATTATCGGTGTCATTATGTTTTTCGAGCCTGATCAATATAAAAAAATGGCTTGGTATATGTACGGAGCTGGAATTGCTCTTTTAGTTTTGCTTATTTTCATGCCGGAAGGTAAAGGCCAAATTGGTGAGCCTGTGAATGGTGCTAAAAGCTGGTTCCATACACCACTTGGTAATATCCAGCCCTCCGAATTTATGAAAACTTTTTACATTTTAGCGCTTGCCCGCCTTATTAGTAAGCATCATGAAGTCTACTCTTTAAGATCCATTAAGTCTGACTTCATTTTACTAGGTAAAATCGCTTTAACGTTGATTATACCACTTGGTATTATTATGAAACAGCCTGACCTTGGTTCAGCACTTGTTTTCTTTGCAATTACTGCTGCACTCGTTATTGTAGCAGGTATCTCTTGGAAAATTTTATTACCTACTTTTTTAGGTGGTGCTGTCGTCGGGGGAAGCCTCCTGTGGATGGCACTTTACATGCAGGAATTTTTAGAGAAAACATTTGGATTTAAAGCGTACCAGTTTGCCAGAATTTACTCTTGGCTAGATCCATACTCCTATTCATCGAGTGATGGTTACCATTTGATTACTTCCTTAAACGCTATTGGGTCTGGTGAAATCTTCGGTAAAGGCTTCCGTGGGCGCGAAGTATACGTAGCCGAAAATCATACGGACTTCATCTTCACCGTCATCGGTGAGGAATGGGGTTTTATCGGTGCAAGTATAGTAATCTGTATTTTCTTTTTGTTAATCTATCATTTAACTAAAACAACATTATTATTGAAAGACCCTTTTTCAACTTATGTTTGTGCAGGTATTATCGCGATGATTACGTTCCATGTATTCGAAAACATTGGTATGACAATACAGCTACTACCGATTACAGGTATTCCACTTCCATTCATAAGTTATGGGGGAAGTTCTTTAATGGGCAATGCCTTGGCCATCGGGCTAGTCTTTAGCATGCGTTTCCATTATCGTACTTACATGTTTACAACGTACGATGAAGAGGATTAA
- a CDS encoding UDP-N-acetylmuramoyl-tripeptide--D-alanyl-D-alanine ligase, with the protein MKKTLKELAAWLNDEVPAFGDTIVSGISIDTRTICQGDLFVPFRGEQANGHKFVQQAFEKGAGASLWQKDEPNPPKNVPLLFVDDSELALQQMARAYRNEHKATFIGITGSNGKTSTKDILAGTLAPFFKVQKTIGNFNNQLGLPITILQLQEDTEVAVLEMGMSGFGEIEFLTKLARPHITVITNIGEAHMQDLGSRAGIAKAKFEIIQGMQEDGVLFYDGDEPLLNELVAKEQNLNAQAFGLEPGDLLYADNIEATASGSSFTTHGAIEGDFFISVLGKHQVKNTLIAMLIAQKLGLTDEQIRTSLKDVTLTDMRMQQIQGNQGALFINDAYNAAPTSVKAAIQFIATTTIRPEKWLVLGDMLELGDNEKSFHEELSLAIHEGEIDYVCLYGPRMAFLYEVLKERFDADHLLYDKDDFAPIIAKLQQATEKSIVLLKGSRGMKLETILQSFTS; encoded by the coding sequence GTGAAAAAGACATTAAAGGAATTAGCAGCATGGTTAAATGATGAGGTGCCAGCTTTCGGAGATACGATTGTATCTGGTATATCGATTGATACAAGAACAATCTGCCAAGGGGATTTATTTGTGCCATTCCGTGGTGAACAGGCAAATGGTCATAAGTTTGTACAACAAGCTTTTGAAAAAGGAGCGGGTGCTTCGCTTTGGCAAAAAGATGAACCTAACCCGCCCAAAAATGTTCCGTTACTATTTGTGGATGATTCAGAGTTGGCGTTACAGCAAATGGCACGTGCTTATCGTAACGAGCATAAGGCGACCTTTATTGGTATTACAGGATCGAATGGTAAAACATCCACAAAGGATATTTTAGCGGGCACGCTAGCACCGTTTTTTAAAGTACAAAAAACAATTGGTAATTTTAATAATCAACTAGGCTTACCAATTACGATTTTACAGCTCCAAGAGGATACAGAAGTTGCTGTACTTGAAATGGGCATGAGTGGATTTGGGGAAATTGAGTTTTTAACAAAGTTAGCTCGTCCTCATATAACGGTAATTACCAATATCGGTGAGGCACATATGCAAGACCTAGGCTCGCGTGCCGGTATTGCAAAGGCGAAGTTTGAAATTATACAAGGTATGCAAGAGGATGGCGTACTCTTTTATGATGGTGATGAGCCATTATTAAATGAGCTTGTTGCAAAAGAACAAAATTTAAATGCACAGGCGTTTGGTTTAGAACCAGGCGATTTGTTATATGCTGATAATATTGAAGCAACTGCAAGTGGAAGTAGCTTTACAACACATGGTGCTATTGAAGGGGATTTCTTTATTTCTGTTCTTGGGAAGCATCAGGTGAAAAACACTTTAATTGCCATGCTTATCGCGCAAAAACTAGGTTTAACGGATGAGCAAATCCGTACATCTTTAAAAGACGTAACGTTAACAGATATGCGTATGCAGCAAATACAAGGAAATCAAGGTGCATTATTTATTAATGATGCTTACAATGCTGCACCTACGTCGGTAAAGGCGGCGATTCAGTTTATAGCCACTACAACTATTCGCCCTGAAAAGTGGCTTGTCTTAGGTGATATGCTGGAACTAGGGGATAATGAAAAAAGCTTCCATGAAGAGTTATCATTAGCAATTCATGAAGGTGAAATTGACTATGTGTGCTTGTACGGCCCGCGTATGGCTTTCTTGTATGAGGTGTTGAAAGAACGTTTCGACGCTGACCATTTATTATACGACAAGGATGATTTTGCGCCTATCATTGCAAAGCTTCAACAGGCAACAGAGAAATCCATTGTTTTATTAAAAGGCTCACGTGGGATGAAACTAGAAACAATTTTGCAATCATTTACTTCATGA
- a CDS encoding DEAD/DEAH box helicase → MTNFSELNISESTLRSVKRMGFEEATPIQEGTIRFAIEGRDVLGQAQTGTGKTAAFGIPLIEKIDPKNPNIQALVIAPTRELAIQVSEELYKVGYDKRVKLLSVYGGQEIGRQIRALKNKPQIIVGTPGRILDHINRRTLKLEDVQTLVLDEADEMLNMGFIDDINSILENVPAERQTLLFSATMPPAIRKIAETFMRDPEIVKIKAKELTVDNIDQYFVKAAEREKFDVLSRLLNVHQPELAIIFGRTKRRVDELAQALSIRGYLAEGIHGDLSQAKRISVLRQFKENKIDILVATDVAARGLDISGVTHVYNFDIPQDPESYVHRIGRTGRAGKSGLAVTFVTPREMGYLRIVEETTKKRMTPLRPPTNDEALVGQQRLAIETLEGLIANNNLGDYRTLATEVLENHDAIDVVAAALRSLTKEPDDTPVTITEERPLPMRRERSGGGGGGRGGDRNSRNRSGGGRSFGGNRREGSGGDRRNSGGRREGGRREGGARREGGQGRSRAPRRHED, encoded by the coding sequence TTGACAAATTTTTCAGAATTAAATATTAGTGAATCTACACTACGTTCAGTAAAACGTATGGGATTCGAAGAAGCAACACCAATCCAAGAGGGTACTATTCGTTTTGCCATTGAAGGTCGCGATGTATTAGGTCAAGCGCAAACTGGTACAGGTAAAACTGCCGCTTTTGGTATTCCACTTATCGAGAAAATCGATCCTAAAAACCCTAATATCCAAGCATTAGTAATTGCTCCAACTCGTGAATTAGCGATTCAAGTTTCAGAAGAACTATATAAAGTCGGTTACGACAAGCGTGTGAAATTATTATCAGTTTACGGTGGTCAAGAAATCGGACGTCAAATTCGTGCACTGAAAAATAAACCACAAATTATTGTTGGTACACCAGGTCGTATTTTAGACCATATTAATCGTCGTACTTTAAAACTAGAAGATGTTCAAACACTTGTACTGGACGAAGCAGATGAAATGTTAAACATGGGCTTCATCGATGATATAAATTCAATTTTAGAAAACGTACCTGCTGAGCGCCAAACATTATTATTCTCAGCAACAATGCCACCAGCAATCCGTAAAATCGCTGAGACATTTATGCGTGACCCTGAAATTGTAAAAATTAAAGCAAAAGAATTAACAGTGGATAACATTGATCAATACTTTGTGAAAGCTGCTGAGCGCGAAAAATTCGATGTTTTATCTCGTCTATTAAACGTTCACCAACCAGAATTAGCGATTATCTTTGGACGTACAAAACGCCGTGTTGATGAGCTAGCACAAGCTTTATCAATCCGAGGATATCTTGCTGAAGGAATTCATGGTGATTTAAGCCAAGCAAAACGTATTTCAGTTTTACGTCAATTTAAAGAAAATAAAATTGATATCCTTGTTGCAACAGATGTAGCAGCTCGTGGTCTAGATATTTCAGGCGTTACACACGTGTATAACTTTGATATTCCTCAAGATCCTGAGTCTTACGTTCACCGTATTGGTCGTACTGGCCGTGCCGGAAAATCAGGTCTTGCAGTAACATTTGTAACACCTCGTGAAATGGGCTATTTACGTATTGTTGAAGAAACAACGAAAAAACGTATGACACCACTTCGTCCGCCAACAAATGACGAAGCTTTAGTAGGTCAACAACGTTTAGCTATTGAGACACTTGAAGGTCTTATTGCTAATAATAACTTAGGTGATTATCGTACATTAGCTACAGAAGTACTTGAAAACCATGATGCAATCGATGTAGTAGCAGCTGCATTACGCTCATTAACAAAAGAGCCGGATGATACGCCTGTTACAATTACAGAAGAGCGTCCATTACCAATGCGCCGTGAGCGTTCTGGTGGTGGCGGTGGTGGCCGCGGAGGCGATCGTAATAGCCGTAACAGAAGCGGTGGTGGTCGTAGCTTTGGCGGTAACCGTCGTGAAGGTAGTGGTGGCGATCGTCGCAACAGTGGAGGC
- a CDS encoding Lmo0850 family protein — MTKEVDLKKIVSNLSKLGVTATVTKSRLELLKVLTPPTQTPQVQA; from the coding sequence ATGACGAAGGAAGTAGATTTGAAAAAGATTGTTTCGAATTTATCGAAGTTGGGTGTGACAGCTACTGTAACAAAGTCTCGACTTGAACTTTTAAAAGTGCTCACACCACCAACGCAAACTCCGCAAGTTCAAGCTTAA
- a CDS encoding alpha/beta hydrolase, which translates to MTIGVLCIHGFSGGAYEVEPFTVYLQANTDWLIETPTLSGHGEELKMKGFTAQHWLMDAELAFRALSKKVDEVIVVGFSMGGIIALYLAKRYKVKKLVLLSAAAKYISPKQLVKDFKMLATEAYHRNLSNNELFLRYRHKFNNVPLAATIEFMKLVQKVAPYYQDIKIPVYIVQGKLDGIVPYHTAQFLFDQLASTNKKLYFSNNGKHHICHCEDCFDWFTKVLAFLKDK; encoded by the coding sequence ATGACGATAGGGGTATTATGTATTCATGGATTTTCGGGTGGTGCTTATGAGGTAGAGCCGTTTACCGTTTATTTACAAGCCAATACAGATTGGCTAATCGAGACGCCTACCTTATCAGGGCATGGAGAAGAACTAAAGATGAAAGGCTTTACCGCACAGCATTGGTTAATGGATGCGGAGTTAGCTTTTCGAGCGCTATCGAAAAAAGTGGATGAAGTGATTGTCGTTGGTTTTTCTATGGGTGGCATTATTGCGTTATATTTAGCGAAACGTTATAAGGTGAAGAAGCTTGTACTGCTTAGTGCTGCAGCTAAATACATTAGCCCTAAGCAGCTTGTTAAAGATTTTAAAATGTTAGCAACTGAAGCGTATCATCGCAACCTTTCGAATAATGAGTTGTTTTTGAGATATCGTCATAAGTTCAACAACGTCCCCTTAGCAGCTACGATTGAATTCATGAAACTTGTCCAAAAGGTAGCGCCGTACTATCAGGACATTAAAATTCCAGTGTATATTGTACAAGGGAAATTAGACGGAATTGTGCCCTATCATACCGCTCAATTTTTGTTTGATCAGCTTGCTTCAACAAATAAAAAGTTGTATTTTTCTAACAATGGCAAACACCATATTTGTCATTGTGAAGATTGTTTTGATTGGTTTACGAAGGTTTTAGCGTTTTTAAAGGATAAGTAA
- a CDS encoding D-alanine--D-alanine ligase: MKKRIGLLYGGKSAEHEVSLSTACAVTGALNFEEYEIYPIYITPDGEWRRGERLEKPANSIEELQFGDDAIILENNITAFLIDKNGAAVQFDVIFPLLHGTNGEDGTVQGLLEVLNLPYVGNGVLASSAGMDKVIMKQLFEIAGLPQVPYTYFIRSEWTKEQDAILTRCEQKLSWPMFVKPANLGSSVGISKASNREELIQAIEVALQFDRKIVVEQGIVAREIELAVLGNDFPEVSVPGEIKPMTEFYDYDSKYKDGSTALIIPAELPTEVVTSLKEHAKSAFKILDGSGLVRADFFVTADHAIYINEVNTMPGFTPVSMYPLLWQHTNVSYPELINRLIALALERFEEKQQLHYKKD, encoded by the coding sequence ATGAAAAAAAGAATCGGTTTATTATACGGCGGAAAGTCAGCGGAGCATGAGGTGTCATTGTCGACGGCGTGCGCAGTCACTGGAGCTTTGAATTTCGAGGAGTATGAGATATATCCGATTTACATTACACCAGATGGGGAATGGCGACGCGGTGAGCGTTTAGAAAAACCCGCAAATTCGATTGAAGAATTGCAATTTGGTGATGATGCCATTATTTTAGAAAATAATATTACAGCGTTTTTAATTGATAAAAACGGGGCAGCGGTCCAATTTGATGTTATTTTCCCTTTACTGCATGGAACAAACGGGGAAGATGGAACTGTACAGGGTTTACTGGAAGTGTTGAATCTTCCGTATGTCGGTAATGGTGTGTTGGCATCATCTGCAGGTATGGATAAAGTGATTATGAAACAGTTGTTTGAAATTGCGGGCTTACCACAAGTGCCATATACGTACTTCATTCGCAGTGAATGGACGAAAGAGCAAGATGCTATTTTAACGCGTTGTGAACAGAAATTGTCTTGGCCAATGTTTGTAAAGCCAGCAAATTTAGGCTCAAGTGTTGGTATTAGTAAAGCTTCGAACCGTGAGGAACTGATTCAAGCAATTGAGGTAGCATTGCAATTCGACCGTAAAATTGTGGTAGAGCAAGGTATTGTAGCACGTGAAATTGAATTAGCTGTACTGGGCAATGATTTTCCAGAAGTATCTGTACCAGGTGAAATTAAGCCTATGACGGAGTTCTATGATTATGATTCAAAATATAAGGATGGTTCAACAGCATTAATAATTCCTGCTGAACTACCTACAGAAGTTGTGACTAGTTTAAAAGAGCACGCAAAAAGTGCGTTTAAGATTTTAGATGGAAGTGGTTTAGTACGTGCTGATTTCTTTGTCACGGCAGATCATGCCATTTATATTAACGAAGTAAATACAATGCCAGGTTTTACACCTGTTAGTATGTATCCGCTTCTTTGGCAACATACAAACGTAAGTTATCCAGAGCTTATTAATCGACTGATTGCGCTAGCACTTGAGCGCTTTGAAGAAAAACAACAGCTTCACTATAAAAAAGACTGA
- a CDS encoding MFS transporter yields MIKPILLLMSVQFLVYLGFGIIIPVLPEVIVQNDWQNIHVGGLLTVYSLASFFTAPLWGKLSDKVGRKQLILTGLVGFSLSFIIFSMFIDHLTMLYVSRIVGGLFSGALYTAVTGFIGDMSSEEDRNKYMGFMGMSIGLGFIFGPAIGGMLGNYSLQLPFIASAALIALLFIYATFVLKEPEKRKDVTKRAIVPKGVGKMLQYRVRYLFMFSFLVTFMLAGVEATFQLFQIDRIQITPLQIGYLFMFSGFVDAAIQGGVVRRIKNGTETSWLIGAQIITAIGMLLFTLTGNLLMAGFALCIFTAGNALARTCVVSLSSKESGGQYGTAAGLSYSMDNLGRILGPLFFTWLFTMQSNLGYYIAAAIAIISIILIFIYKASNKTLRLE; encoded by the coding sequence ATGATAAAACCAATTTTACTCTTAATGTCAGTACAGTTTCTCGTCTACCTAGGCTTTGGAATTATTATTCCTGTCCTACCAGAGGTCATCGTACAAAACGATTGGCAAAACATCCATGTAGGCGGTTTACTGACAGTGTATTCTCTTGCAAGTTTTTTTACCGCACCACTTTGGGGAAAGCTTTCTGATAAAGTCGGTCGTAAGCAACTCATTTTAACAGGATTGGTAGGGTTTAGTCTCAGTTTCATTATTTTTTCGATGTTCATTGATCATTTAACAATGTTATACGTATCACGTATCGTGGGTGGCTTATTCTCAGGTGCGTTGTATACAGCTGTAACAGGTTTTATTGGTGACATGTCGAGCGAGGAAGATCGTAATAAGTACATGGGTTTCATGGGCATGTCCATTGGTCTAGGTTTTATCTTCGGTCCTGCAATTGGCGGCATGTTAGGTAATTATAGCTTGCAATTGCCATTTATCGCATCAGCAGCTTTAATCGCACTATTATTTATTTATGCAACTTTCGTCTTAAAAGAACCAGAAAAACGAAAAGATGTAACAAAAAGAGCAATTGTCCCAAAAGGTGTTGGCAAAATGCTTCAATACCGTGTTCGTTATTTATTTATGTTCTCGTTCTTAGTGACTTTTATGCTGGCAGGAGTAGAAGCAACATTCCAGCTTTTTCAAATTGACCGTATACAAATAACACCTTTGCAAATCGGTTATTTATTTATGTTTAGTGGCTTTGTAGATGCAGCCATACAAGGTGGCGTAGTTCGTCGCATTAAAAATGGCACAGAAACATCTTGGCTCATTGGAGCTCAAATCATTACAGCAATCGGTATGCTTTTATTTACTTTAACAGGCAATCTATTAATGGCAGGTTTTGCACTTTGTATCTTTACAGCCGGAAATGCCCTCGCAAGAACATGTGTCGTGTCATTATCCTCCAAAGAATCTGGCGGCCAATATGGGACAGCAGCAGGTCTTTCCTACTCTATGGATAATTTAGGGCGTATTCTCGGGCCTCTATTTTTCACATGGTTATTTACGATGCAATCTAATCTTGGCTACTATATTGCTGCAGCTATCGCAATTATCTCGATTATTTTAATCTTTATTTATAAGGCTTCAAATAAAACTTTAAGGCTTGAATAA